The DNA region ACCTAACCCGAACCGAGCACCACAGCGCTACATCGTCAGCCGCATTGCCGAGCGACTGGCCGCCCGTTACCCCCTAACCAGCGGGTAAGGACAACGGATTCTCCGTTGATGCGAAGGCCTTGAACCGGATCGAGTTGAAGTTTGCGACCGCCGAAGCTCGCGCTCTTCTCGTCAATTTCTACGTGGTCGCGTGCCGCAGTGACCACAGCGCGATAAAGGTGCGGATGATCCACTCCACACAGCGCGGCGGAGCGGACGTACAGCCGCAGCCGGGTCACGGAGTCGCTCCGGCCAGGACCGTGACGGGTGCGATTCCCTGCGCGCATACGACGCCGTCCGGCCCCAAGATGCGTGTCGCGATACATACCCCCGCCGCTATACCAGCGGGAGTCGTCGTGCACGCGGGCATCGACGCGAATCGTGTTTGCCTCGCCATACCGGAGAAGGGATCCAGCGCGACGGTGAAGGAAGAGTATTCGCTTCGGCGCTCTTCCCTAGCCACCGGCAGACCCATAAAGCAGACGTAAGTGTGGACAATGTCCACACACACTTTGGCAGGACAAAACGAGCACATACGGCTCCCGCGACATGTAAGAGGAGCCCTTCAAAAAGAATTTCGCACCAAAGTCGGCGACGTCATGTTGTGCCCACAACCCCGAACCATGAACTGGTGTTTGGCCACCCCGACCAACCAGGAAAAACAGGAACGAGGAACCATTCAACAGCTCCACAGCAGGCGCAAGGCCCACTAGCCAGGGACTTGAACCCGCCACCCCACACACCTAAACAGGCCCCGCGGCGGCCAGGCCACAACCCGCGAACCTAGCGTCAGAGGGACGCCACCACAAGCTTTGTACACACGTTAAAAACAAAATCCCCTCTGGCGAGGGGATCCACTGTGCCCGAGGTGGGACTCGAACCGCATTCCAAACCTTGTAAACACTGGGAACTCCAGAAAACATAAGCAATCCGAGGCAGTCCGGCCGATATATGGCCCAGTCCGACGCCGAATGTGTTGACAGTGTCAACACTCTCTTTTTGCCACTTCGAAGCATCTCCGAACTGCACGTGAACGCACGGCTACCGTCTGACGAGGTGGGTCGCAATCGTCCCCGCGCTGTCCCGCAGTGTGATGTCGCCGGCTGCCACACGCACGACGAGATTGAAGGCCTCGTCAGTGCTGAAGTCATGCCGGTAGCCGTTGATCCAGAGCATCAGAACCATCAGCGTCCAGGCCGTGCGTTTATTGCCATCGATCAGGGGGTGAAACCGCGCAACCGACTCCATGAGAGCCGCCGCCTTCATCGCTAACTGCGGATAGGCTTCCACCCCCATCACAGTGGTTGCCGGCCTCGCCAGTGCCGAGGCCAGAAGCCCGATATCACGGACATGGAATCCAAACCGGTCAACGACCTGCAAAGCGTCCTCAATCTCGAGGTACTCGGTCACGCATCCTCAAGGCGCGTCAAAAGCTCGGCATCATGGCTCAACACGAAATCCAGACCCTCGCCGATATCACGGGTCCGATGGTGACGCTGCAGGACCAGCTCTGCACCCTGGAGCAACAACGCAGACTTCGACGTATGTTCCTCTGCGGCCAGCTGGTCCAAACGCCGATTAAGATCTTCGGGAACACGCAGATTCATAGCCATCCACCAATGGTACCAAAACAGTACCAGCAAGGGTCCTGTCTCAGTTAAGTTGGCAACGCCGATCTGCGACCGTCAACATCGCGGCCAGGATACTGTCCCAAGTTCCGTCACCGCTGTAGCGGCGGTGCCACTTCCAAAGCGTCTGCCACGGACCAACTCGGCCGGCCCATCCCGCCAAGCGATCCCGCAGCGGTATCGGTAAATAATGCCCCTCGACCACCCGCCGGTCGTCCCGGAAGGGGCGACCCCGGCGACCAATAGAAGACGGCAACGCTAAATAAGGGCCCACTGCCCAGCAGTCAAAACATAGAAATACGAGACACCCATCAAGCATTCCGGACAACAGCCTCGGGGCTTGGGAGACACACCCTAGCGGCGTTCGAAGGTTCCCGTCAGCCTCGCCCGGCCCAAGGTGTGGGTGGAGAGCGCGGATTGCAGGGCGGCGGGGGTGTCATCAGTGCGCAGGTCCAGTCGCTCAACATCCATGGCGTGGACCACCAGCAAATACCGGTGCTGACCGTGCCCGGGAGGAGGGGCAGCTCCCACGAAACCGACAAATCCGGCATCGTTCTTCAATTGCACTGCACCAGACGGTAACCGGGAGTTGTCCCGGGAACCTGCACCGGCCGGGAGGGAGGTGACGTCTGCCGGGATGTTCACCACAGCCCAATGCCAGTAGCCCGCGCCTGGGGCATCGGGGTCGAAGACGGTGACTGCGTAGCTCCTGGTTCCCTCGGGCGCGCCCGACCAGGTGAGCTGGGGCGATTCGTCCCGCCCGCCGGCTCCCAGGACGGCGCTGCGTTGGGCTTCCGGAAGAACCTGTCCATCCTCGAAGGATTCGCTGATGACTTCGAAGGATTCGATCCCGGATGTTGGTGCAAATGGATCATGCGTTTTCATGGCTGCCTTTCAGTTGCTGTCAAGCTCCGCACCCGTCAGTTCGACGGCAGGAGCGTCCTCTGCGGCGGTTTCAATGCAGTTGAGTTCGGCACGCGTGGGCGGATTAGCGCCAGCGCGTGAGACGGTCACGGCCGCAGCCCTGGCCGCGTGCGTGAGGAGCTGGCAAGGCGGGCCACTCTATCTCGTCTGTCACTGGGACAGCCTATCTAAGGGGTGGAATTTTGGCTTGCTGGCACAGAATTCGGGCGATCGAGCCCATTTCGCATCAAGAAAGTCGACGACAACCCACAACTGGACTCAAGAACTCCGCGAGCCTCATACGAGCACCAGGGGTTCATTCTGGGCTGGCTCCCGTTAACACATGGCTTTCTCACTGCAAAAATCTACACCGCACGACACACACTGCCTTGTTCCAACTGTCCCGAGTGATCAGACGAATCATCGCTGCCTGTCATTCTGATGCTTCATCGTCGCTGGGGCCTGCGCGCAACCAGGGCCCCAAGCGGTAGCTCCGCTACAAGAACGACGCCCCGATCCTATGGCCGCGAACTGGAAGGCCTGGAGGCAGAGCCCGAGTACCAGGCCGCCCTGCCAGCGGGAATCCCGATGCTTGGGGTCAGGGGACAACTAGCTTGCCGATCGAGCCTGGACAAGAAGACGAATGCAACCCGTTGGTCATGCAGTAGCCCAACGCCATCACCATGAACATGCGTGAGACGAGAAAGAGACCACAAGCCGGCGAAGCGTCACTCCCCCGGCTCGAAACAAATCATGTTGCCAGGACCCGGCCCCGCAATGAAGGAGTAGCAAGCCGAAAATTCGCCGACAGAAGGAAAGGAAGGATCCGGCCACAAGCACGGCCCCCGATAAACACGGCATGACCGCCACCCGTTAAAAAGACCCCATGGACAGGGCGTTGACACTGTCAACAGGTCAGAGGCCCAAAGGGCCTCTGACCTGTTGACAACACTGTGCCCGAGGTGGGACTCGAACCGCATTCCAGCCCTTGCAAACACTGGGAACTCCAGAAAACATACGCAATCCGAGCCAATCCGACCGATGTACGGCCCAGTCCGAAATGAAAAGTGTGCGCATTCTACACACCCATCAAATTCGCCGCTTCAGGCTGTCCAACCACCGACCGCACCCACGTTGGCGGGGTGCGGTCCTTCGTTGTGCAGACAAACAATCCGAGACTCCAACCGGGCGTGAAGCATCGAACGGAGGGCACACCCCGCAGGCAGTAGCTCCCGCGTACGGTGCCTAGCCGGCGCCTCCGCGTCAACGCGGATCCTAACGCGGCCATGGATATCAAAGTGCAACGCACTGGTCTTAGTCTTGGTCTGCCAGGTGCGCATGGTCCCTCTGTCTGGACGGCGTCGGTCAGATGGTGTTGCTGGTGTGGACGGTGTCGGCCGTGTCGATGGGGTCCGCCTACTTCGTCATCGTGAGGATGAGCTTGGGTGCGAGCGTGCTGCCGGCCTCCTTGGAGTTGAGGTCCAGGCCGTCGCTGCTGTTGGCGTCCATGCCCAGTGAGAGCTGTTGGCCGAGCTCACCGGTCAGGCCGCTGACCGTCAGCGGAACGTTGTAGTTGGTGTTGGTCGTTGTTGGGCCGAGCGTGCCGATGCTGGTGCCGAGCGCCGGACGGTTGCTGTACGTGATCCCGCCCTCGGTCCAGCTGTCACCCGCGACCTTGATGTTCTGCGTACCCGTTGACCCGCTCCCGGCGCTGCGCAGCTGCAACGTCGCACTCTGCAACGTCCTGCCCGCATACGCCGACAGGTCGAACTTCAAGTACGTGACCTCCACCGGGCTGTTGTCCACACCCAACATGACGCTCGTGCCAAAGTTCGTCCCCGTCGCCCCGCTGGACACATAGCTGTCAGCGGTGGCCGTGAGAGTGACGGTCTCCGACGTGCCCGCAGCAGCCGTGGTGAAGTTCCACGTCTTGGGCGCCGCCAACGCGTTACCGGCAACATCCTTCACCCCAACCGTGATCGTCGCCGTGTACGTCGTTCCCGCCGCCAGATTCGCATCCGGGTTCAAGGTCGCAACCCTGGTTGTGGTGTTGTACGACACAGCGGCCGGCACCGTCGTCGCCCCCGCCTTCAACGTGAACGTGCTGGGCGTGACCGTCGAGGTATTCATCGCTTCCGAAAACGTCCCCGTCACATTCGCCGTCACCGCAACACCAGTCGCAGCCGGAGACGTAGCAGCCGGCGACGTACCCGTCACCGTCGGAGCCGTCGTATCACCGCTGCCCGCAGCAGCCGTGGTGAAGGTCCACGTTTTATCCGCAGCCAACGCGTTACCGGCAACATCCTTCACCCCACCGGAACCGCCCCTGATCGTCGCCGTGTACGTCGTTCCCGCCGCCAGATTCGCATCCGGGTTCAACGTCGCAACCCTGGTTGTGGTGTTGTACGACACAGCGGCCGGCACCGTCGTCGCCCCCGCCTTCAACGTGAACGTGCTGGGCGTGACCGTCGAGGTATTCATCGCTTCCGAAAACGTCCCCGTCACATTCGCCGTCACCGCAACACCAGTCGCACCAGCAGCCGGAGACGTACCCGTCACCGTCGGAGCCGTCGTATCACCACCACCACCGCCGCTCACCGTGAGCACCAGCTTGGGTGCGACCGTGCTGCCGGCCTCCTTGGAGTTGAGGTCCAGGCCGTCGCTGCTGCTGGAGTCCATGCCCAGTGAGAGCTGTTGGCCGAGCTCACCGGTCAGGCGGCCGTCGACCGTCAGCGGAACACTGTAGCTGGTGTTGGTCGTTGTCGGGCCGAGCGTGCCGATGCTGGTGCCGAGCGCCGGACGGTTGCTGTACGTGATCCCGCCCTCGGTCCAGCTGTCACCCGCGACCTTGATGTTCTGCGTACCCGTTGACCCGCTCCCGGCGCTGCGCAGCTGCAACGTCGCACTCTGCAACGTCCTGCCCGCATACGCCGACAGGTCGAACTTCAAGTACGTGACCTCCACCGGGCTGTTGTCCACACCCAACATGACGCTCGTGCCAAAGTTCGTCCCCGTCGCCCCGCTGGACACATAGCTGTCAGCGGTGGCCGTGAGAGTGACGGTCTCCGACGTGCCGCCGCCCGCGGAAGCCGTGGTGAAGGTCCACGTCTTGTCCGCCGCCAACGCGTTACCGGCCACATCCTTCACCCCACCGGAGCCGCCCCTGATCGTCGCCGTGTACGTCTTACCCGCCGCCAGATCCGCACCCGGGTTCAACGTCGCAGCCCTGTCCGTGCTGTTGTACGTCACGACGGTGCCGGGCACTACAGGGCCCGGCACCGTCGTCGTCCCCTCGTTCAACGTGAACGTGCCCGACGTGACCGTCGAGGCATCCATCGCCTCCGAGAACGACCCCGTCACATTCGCCGTCACCGCAACACCAGTCGCACCAGCAGCCGGAGACGTACCCGTCACCACCGGAGCCGTCGTATCACTGGGCGGGGTAGTACCCGACTCCCTCGATCCGCTGTCTGTCTGCATCCCGCCATGGACGGGGCGGAACTCCCACGTGTAGGAGCCATCAGCTTTGAGGCTCATCCTCAGATGGCCCCACGTGTCGCTGAATTTCTTCTGCACATAGGCAGGGTCGCTGATGAAGGACCGCAAAACGATACCGCCGGTGGACACCTGGAACTGCTGCATCCCGTCCGGGACGCACTGGTCCGCGTTGTTCACCGGGCAGGTTCGCTCATAGTTGTGCTGTGAACCCGACAGGAGTACCTTGACCCGGTTCGCCCAGAACATGTCGATCCACGGCTTGGCCTGAGTGAAACGGCTATGGGCCGACGTGTCCGATGTGAAGTACGGGTCGTGGTACACAACAGCCAGATGCTTCCCGGCCGCTTTCGCCGCCTTCATATCAGCGTCCATCTCGGCGGTCATGGCCTGTGCCCTTGTGGCGTTGTACAGCCACGTAGCCGTAGGAGCTACCACAACGTGCCAGGTGCCCTTATCAAACGAGTACCATTCAAGGGCGTCCTGGAACCGTCCAAGAGTGGTGTTCGTTGCGCTTTTCGTCGTGGACACGCACTGGCCGTCCATGTATCGGTCCAAGTCATCATTCACACCGGGTTCCACGTCATGGTTCGGCCCGGCCGTCCAGAACGTCTTGGCTTTCACCTCACCCCATAGGGTGTTCCACGCCCCGAGGGCCGAACAGGTGCCCTTGTTGTACTGGAAGTCACCGATACCGATGAAGTTGTCCAGTGACCCGTCGTTCAGGCTGGCGGTGATGCTGGCAGCGTTCTTGCCCGATGCGGACGAGGTGGACGTGTTCCCTTCCGGGTTCATGTCACCTACAGCGGCGAACTCCCACGAGTCACCGGAGGGCGGAGGCGGGGAAACGACCGTACCGGCCGCGGCGTATACCCGGACCCAGTCCACCCGCATTTCCCCACCGCCGTCAGCGGTGGAGTCGGGGAACCAGTCCAACTGGAGGGTCTGATGCATGGAACCCGGGGGCTGGTGCGA from Arthrobacter pascens includes:
- a CDS encoding type II toxin-antitoxin system death-on-curing family toxin, with amino-acid sequence MTEYLEIEDALQVVDRFGFHVRDIGLLASALARPATTVMGVEAYPQLAMKAAALMESVARFHPLIDGNKRTAWTLMVLMLWINGYRHDFSTDEAFNLVVRVAAGDITLRDSAGTIATHLVRR
- a CDS encoding ribbon-helix-helix protein, CopG family, with translation MAMNLRVPEDLNRRLDQLAAEEHTSKSALLLQGAELVLQRHHRTRDIGEGLDFVLSHDAELLTRLEDA
- a CDS encoding YbhB/YbcL family Raf kinase inhibitor-like protein; this translates as MKTHDPFAPTSGIESFEVISESFEDGQVLPEAQRSAVLGAGGRDESPQLTWSGAPEGTRSYAVTVFDPDAPGAGYWHWAVVNIPADVTSLPAGAGSRDNSRLPSGAVQLKNDAGFVGFVGAAPPPGHGQHRYLLVVHAMDVERLDLRTDDTPAALQSALSTHTLGRARLTGTFERR
- a CDS encoding Ig-like domain-containing protein — its product is MITESRTFVASLLAAVTVGAFILLGPGVSGDSRAVAAPSTDGNTAAAAHNWGSVVTGDEFNYVGAPDSLKWNVYNSAGHAGNGLRSPTQVTIDGTKMVMNGTPNGTTAGMSAKFANQKYGRWEVRAAGSGDNEYHMVSILWPDSENWPCDGEMDYAETTGDWNVINFFHHYSCSNSQTSASKALDVSQFHNYAVDWSPAGITGYVDGVQWFQDNTVSHQPPGSMHQTLQLDWFPDSTADGGGEMRVDWVRVYAAAGTVVSPPPPSGDSWEFAAVGDMNPEGNTSTSSASGKNAASITASLNDGSLDNFIGIGDFQYNKGTCSALGAWNTLWGEVKAKTFWTAGPNHDVEPGVNDDLDRYMDGQCVSTTKSATNTTLGRFQDALEWYSFDKGTWHVVVAPTATWLYNATRAQAMTAEMDADMKAAKAAGKHLAVVYHDPYFTSDTSAHSRFTQAKPWIDMFWANRVKVLLSGSQHNYERTCPVNNADQCVPDGMQQFQVSTGGIVLRSFISDPAYVQKKFSDTWGHLRMSLKADGSYTWEFRPVHGGMQTDSGSRESGTTPPSDTTAPVVTGTSPAAGATGVAVTANVTGSFSEAMDASTVTSGTFTLNEGTTTVPGPVVPGTVVTYNSTDRAATLNPGADLAAGKTYTATIRGGSGGVKDVAGNALAADKTWTFTTASAGGGTSETVTLTATADSYVSSGATGTNFGTSVMLGVDNSPVEVTYLKFDLSAYAGRTLQSATLQLRSAGSGSTGTQNIKVAGDSWTEGGITYSNRPALGTSIGTLGPTTTNTSYSVPLTVDGRLTGELGQQLSLGMDSSSSDGLDLNSKEAGSTVAPKLVLTVSGGGGGDTTAPTVTGTSPAAGATGVAVTANVTGTFSEAMNTSTVTPSTFTLKAGATTVPAAVSYNTTTRVATLNPDANLAAGTTYTATIRGGSGGVKDVAGNALAADKTWTFTTAAAGSGDTTAPTVTGTSPAATSPAATGVAVTANVTGTFSEAMNTSTVTPSTFTLKAGATTVPAAVSYNTTTRVATLNPDANLAAGTTYTATITVGVKDVAGNALAAPKTWNFTTAAAGTSETVTLTATADSYVSSGATGTNFGTSVMLGVDNSPVEVTYLKFDLSAYAGRTLQSATLQLRSAGSGSTGTQNIKVAGDSWTEGGITYSNRPALGTSIGTLGPTTTNTNYNVPLTVSGLTGELGQQLSLGMDANSSDGLDLNSKEAGSTLAPKLILTMTK